In Phyllopteryx taeniolatus isolate TA_2022b chromosome 13, UOR_Ptae_1.2, whole genome shotgun sequence, the following are encoded in one genomic region:
- the gchfr gene encoding GTP cyclohydrolase 1 feedback regulatory protein — MPYILISTQIRLENGPTNVGDEHSDPAVMNYLGARKTTMLGNHFSEYQVDEPPRLVLDKLEKIGYRMLTMTGVGQTLVWCLHKEIE, encoded by the exons ATGCCTTACATACTGATCAGCACGCAGATCCGACTG GAGAACGGCCCAACCAATGTGGGAGATGAGCATTCTGATCCAGCTGTCATGAATTACTTGGGAGCAAGGAAAACAACCATGCTGGGAAATCATTT TTCAGAGTACCAAGTGGACGAGCCTCCTCGCCTGGTGTTGGACAAGCTGGAGAAGATCGGCTACCGCATGCTGACGATGACGGGGGTGGGGCAGACGCTGGTGTGGTGCCTTCACAAGGAGATAGAGTGA